In Mucilaginibacter celer, one DNA window encodes the following:
- the hflX gene encoding GTPase HflX — MRQKFYDTAVKQEKAVLVGVITPDETDEMEKEHLEELEFLASTAGALTVNHFTQKLQRPDRATFVGSGKLEEIKAYVKEEEIDIVIFDDGLSPSQLRNIENELQVKILDRNNLILDIFASRAQTAQAKTQVELAQLQYLLPRLTRLWTHLERQKGGIGMRGPGESQIETDRRLILNKISLLKDKLKQIDKQNETQRKNRHQLVRTALVGYTNVGKSTIMNMIAKSEVFAENKLFATLDTTVRKVVIENLPFLMSDTVGFIRKLPHHLVECFKSTLDETREADILIHVVDISHPNFEDQIRTVNETLKDIGAIDKRIITVFNKIDAFKPEDHLVETQGEPLTLEDFKHSWMAKNNAPAIFISATKKENVEEFRALLYKEVKAIHTERYPYDQLLY; from the coding sequence ATGAGACAAAAATTTTATGATACTGCTGTGAAGCAGGAGAAAGCTGTACTTGTGGGTGTGATAACACCCGATGAAACTGATGAAATGGAGAAGGAGCACCTGGAAGAGCTGGAGTTTTTAGCCAGCACCGCGGGCGCTTTAACTGTTAACCACTTCACTCAAAAACTACAGCGCCCGGACAGGGCAACCTTTGTAGGCTCGGGCAAACTCGAAGAAATTAAAGCCTATGTAAAGGAAGAAGAAATTGACATTGTGATTTTTGATGATGGCCTTTCGCCATCGCAGCTGCGTAATATTGAGAATGAATTACAGGTAAAAATTCTTGACAGGAACAACCTGATCCTGGATATTTTTGCCAGCCGCGCGCAAACAGCCCAGGCCAAAACCCAGGTTGAACTGGCCCAGCTGCAGTACCTGCTGCCCCGCCTTACCCGCCTCTGGACTCACCTTGAGCGCCAGAAAGGTGGTATTGGTATGCGCGGCCCCGGTGAATCGCAAATTGAAACTGACCGCCGTTTGATTCTGAATAAGATCTCGCTGCTGAAGGATAAGCTGAAGCAAATTGATAAGCAGAACGAAACCCAGCGCAAAAACCGCCATCAACTGGTACGTACCGCTTTGGTGGGTTATACCAACGTAGGCAAATCAACCATCATGAATATGATTGCCAAATCGGAAGTATTTGCCGAAAACAAGCTGTTTGCCACACTGGATACCACGGTAAGGAAAGTAGTGATAGAGAACCTGCCCTTCCTGATGTCGGACACGGTAGGATTTATCCGCAAATTGCCGCATCATTTGGTAGAGTGCTTTAAATCTACCCTCGATGAAACCCGCGAGGCGGATATTTTGATCCATGTGGTGGATATTTCGCACCCCAATTTTGAAGATCAGATCCGTACGGTTAACGAAACGCTAAAGGACATAGGAGCTATTGATAAACGCATCATCACGGTATTTAACAAAATAGATGCCTTTAAACCCGAAGACCATTTGGTTGAAACCCAGGGCGAGCCTTTAACGCTTGAAGATTTTAAACATAGCTGGATGGCTAAGAATAATGCGCCGGCTATATTTATTTCTGCCACTAAAAAGGAGAATGTGGAGGAATTTAGAGCGTTGTTGTATAAAGAGGTGAAGGCGATACACACGGAGCGATATCCGTATGATCAGTTGTTATATTAA
- a CDS encoding DUF3857 domain-containing protein — protein sequence MNKFFTLIALAAFATVVKAQTPAPAAIPVTKSFGKVDKADLEMTKCDFEPDANAEILFDKGDVYFDTQYQIVFERHKRIKVFNDRGKDAANVRIEFLSYNRSQFVTGVEAQTINMENGAIVPVKVDKKQIFTEAVDKFRSAIVFSFPNVKPGSILEFKYRLTSASVVNFPDWYFQSTIPTRYSELSTNIPDILTYKNLQNLHYPFVVDKTSGTNTHTQALMNIPSVKEEPYMGALNDNMERILFQLLSVRLTYTQSFQDSWTKVGENVMEWDDFGAQLNRKLTGEEAIIAKAKTFKTNDERIAYIFNEVKNTMKWNDDYGNYTMDGTVKAWEKKVGNSTEINLILYHLLQKTGINVFPMMVSTRKHGRVNPSFPNSYQFNSTVAYIPVDSAKYYVLDASNKYNLYNQVPTNFLNSFGLLLNKADKFYDMTFLQDAEPVRQVILINAEIKPDGKMAGAADISSFAYNRINVVKHYKTDGEKKYIENLRDNNNNLKISSLKIENIDIDTVPVRQNIDFNLDLAGSDENYIYFNSNLFTDLGKNPFLSENRTTDIDFGYRDNYNVTGIFKLPAGYKVDALPKSVSMAMPDGSIVFKRMVAEQDGSLMVRLSIDNKKTIFFKENYPEFHEFWKKMFEMLNEQVVLKKS from the coding sequence ATGAATAAGTTTTTTACCCTTATCGCTTTAGCTGCTTTTGCTACAGTTGTTAAAGCACAAACCCCGGCTCCTGCTGCTATTCCGGTTACCAAGTCGTTTGGTAAAGTTGATAAAGCCGACCTGGAAATGACCAAATGTGATTTTGAACCCGATGCCAATGCCGAAATACTTTTCGATAAGGGCGACGTGTATTTTGACACTCAATACCAGATTGTATTTGAGCGCCACAAACGTATTAAAGTATTTAACGACCGCGGAAAGGACGCGGCTAACGTACGCATCGAATTCCTGAGCTATAACCGCTCGCAGTTTGTTACCGGTGTTGAAGCCCAGACCATCAACATGGAAAATGGCGCCATTGTACCTGTAAAAGTTGATAAAAAGCAGATTTTTACCGAGGCTGTAGATAAATTTCGTTCGGCCATTGTGTTTTCGTTCCCTAACGTTAAGCCAGGCAGCATCCTCGAGTTTAAATATCGTTTAACTTCGGCCAGCGTTGTAAATTTTCCGGACTGGTATTTTCAAAGCACCATACCAACCCGCTATAGCGAATTAAGCACCAATATCCCCGATATATTAACCTATAAAAACCTGCAAAACCTGCATTATCCTTTTGTAGTCGATAAAACCTCGGGTACCAATACGCATACACAGGCGCTGATGAATATCCCATCGGTTAAGGAAGAGCCTTATATGGGTGCGCTGAATGATAATATGGAACGCATTCTTTTTCAGTTATTAAGTGTGCGTTTAACCTATACCCAAAGCTTTCAGGATAGCTGGACCAAGGTTGGCGAAAACGTAATGGAGTGGGACGATTTTGGTGCGCAGCTTAACCGCAAGCTTACCGGCGAGGAAGCCATTATAGCCAAAGCCAAAACCTTTAAAACAAATGATGAGCGCATAGCCTACATTTTTAACGAGGTGAAAAACACCATGAAATGGAATGACGACTATGGCAACTACACCATGGATGGCACCGTTAAGGCCTGGGAGAAAAAGGTGGGTAACTCTACCGAGATAAACCTGATCCTTTATCACCTGTTGCAAAAAACAGGTATAAATGTTTTCCCGATGATGGTAAGCACCCGTAAGCATGGCCGCGTAAATCCAAGCTTCCCTAACTCATACCAGTTTAACAGCACGGTGGCATATATTCCTGTCGATAGCGCCAAATATTATGTGCTTGATGCCAGTAACAAATACAACCTGTATAACCAGGTGCCAACCAACTTTTTAAATTCGTTTGGCTTGCTGCTAAACAAAGCCGATAAATTTTATGATATGACCTTTTTACAGGATGCCGAACCTGTAAGGCAGGTGATTTTGATTAATGCCGAAATTAAACCTGATGGCAAAATGGCCGGCGCTGCCGATATCAGCAGCTTTGCTTACAATCGCATCAATGTAGTTAAGCATTATAAAACCGATGGTGAAAAAAAATATATCGAAAACCTGCGTGATAACAATAACAACCTGAAAATCTCGTCACTTAAAATCGAAAACATTGATATCGACACAGTTCCGGTAAGACAGAATATTGATTTTAACCTTGATCTTGCAGGTTCGGACGAGAATTACATTTACTTTAACTCAAACCTGTTTACAGATTTGGGCAAAAACCCCTTCCTGAGCGAAAACCGCACTACCGATATTGATTTTGGCTATCGCGATAATTACAATGTAACCGGCATTTTTAAACTGCCTGCCGGATATAAGGTTGATGCCCTGCCCAAAAGTGTAAGCATGGCCATGCCCGATGGTTCAATTGTTTTTAAACGTATGGTTGCCGAGCAGGATGGCTCATTAATGGTACGCCTTAGCATCGACAACAAAAAGACTATATTTTTTAAGGAGAATTATCCGGAGTTCCACGAGTTTTGGAAAAAAATGTTCGAAATGTTGAATGAGCAGGTTGTGCTTAAAAAATCGTAA
- a CDS encoding menaquinone biosynthesis family protein, giving the protein MKLTLGFSPCPNDTFIFDALIHHKIDTEGLEFEVFYDDVETLNQKAFRGELDITKLSYHAFAYVTDKYVLLDSGSALGFGVGPLLISDLEISIEDMEKNQINDPKSGKRVPVIGIPGKYTTANFLLGLAFPEATNKKEIVFSEIEDSVLDGRIDIGLIIHENRFTYQDKGLKKIIDLGDYWEQRTGCAIPLGGIVANRKLPLDVQHKINRVLRKSVEFAFANPKSGLEFIREHAQEMSEEVMYKHIELYVNQYSVDLGVEGRKAINLMFDTALEKGIIPEIKDGIFLTD; this is encoded by the coding sequence ATGAAACTAACGCTCGGATTTTCGCCCTGCCCTAACGATACTTTTATTTTTGACGCCCTTATTCACCATAAAATTGATACCGAAGGCCTGGAGTTTGAAGTATTTTATGATGATGTGGAAACGCTTAACCAAAAAGCTTTCCGCGGCGAACTGGATATTACCAAGCTGAGTTACCATGCCTTTGCTTATGTAACCGATAAGTATGTGCTGCTTGATTCGGGCAGCGCGCTGGGTTTTGGGGTAGGGCCGCTTTTGATTTCGGATTTGGAAATTTCGATTGAGGATATGGAGAAAAACCAGATCAATGATCCGAAATCGGGCAAGCGGGTACCTGTAATAGGCATCCCGGGTAAATACACTACTGCCAACTTTTTGTTGGGGCTTGCTTTTCCCGAGGCTACCAACAAAAAAGAAATAGTGTTTTCGGAAATTGAAGATTCTGTGTTGGATGGCCGCATCGATATTGGCCTTATCATTCATGAAAACCGTTTCACCTACCAGGATAAAGGCCTGAAAAAGATTATCGATCTTGGCGATTACTGGGAACAACGTACCGGTTGCGCCATCCCCCTGGGGGGCATTGTAGCCAACCGCAAATTGCCCTTAGATGTTCAGCATAAAATAAACAGGGTGCTGCGTAAATCTGTTGAGTTTGCTTTTGCCAACCCTAAATCGGGTTTGGAGTTTATTCGCGAGCATGCGCAGGAAATGAGCGAGGAAGTGATGTATAAACACATTGAGCTTTATGTGAATCAGTACTCGGTTGATTTGGGTGTGGAAGGACGTAAGGCGATTAATTTGATGTTTGATACGGCTTTGGAAAAAGGGATTATTCCGGAGATAAAGGATGGCATATTTTTGACGGATTGA
- the mqnB gene encoding futalosine hydrolase, translating into MLILIVAATRFEVEPLINTFGNKADVLVTGAGMVPTAFGMARQLSNHTYDLAINLGIAGSFDRNFNLGDVLEVTEDTFAELGAQDDEAFVNIDTLGFGESVFTPTTSLNEVYPNFYLKKARAITVNTVHGHEPSIQKIQQRLNPQLESMEGAAFFYACRQMNVPCMQIRAVSNYVEKRNREAWNIGLAIKNLNTFATDLVGQIINT; encoded by the coding sequence ATGCTTATACTCATTGTTGCAGCCACCAGGTTTGAAGTTGAACCCCTAATTAACACTTTTGGCAATAAAGCAGATGTACTTGTAACCGGCGCAGGCATGGTGCCAACTGCCTTTGGCATGGCCCGGCAACTCAGCAACCACACTTATGATCTGGCCATTAACCTCGGTATTGCAGGTAGTTTTGACCGTAATTTTAATTTGGGGGATGTGCTGGAAGTTACCGAAGACACTTTTGCCGAGCTTGGCGCACAGGATGACGAAGCTTTTGTTAATATAGATACCCTTGGTTTTGGCGAAAGCGTTTTTACACCCACCACATCGCTTAATGAGGTTTACCCGAACTTTTATTTAAAAAAAGCCCGAGCTATAACCGTTAATACCGTGCACGGGCATGAGCCATCTATCCAAAAAATACAGCAACGCTTAAACCCGCAGTTGGAAAGCATGGAAGGGGCGGCCTTTTTTTATGCCTGCAGGCAAATGAACGTGCCCTGCATGCAAATCAGAGCAGTGTCAAATTATGTTGAAAAACGTAACCGGGAGGCCTGGAACATTGGCCTGGCTATTAAAAATCTGAATACATTTGCTACCGACCTGGTTGGCCAGATCATTAACACGTAA
- a CDS encoding 6-pyruvoyl trahydropterin synthase family protein, which yields MIHITRKEHFNAAHRMYREEWSAEKNFEVFGKCANPNWHGHNYNLFVTVKGEVTHATGYLIDLKELKIIINEHVIEKLDHKNINKDVDFMAGKMASTELLCIEIFNQLKGPIEAYEGVFLHSVKLYETENNSAEYFGG from the coding sequence ATGATACATATAACGCGCAAGGAACATTTTAATGCCGCTCACCGGATGTACCGTGAGGAATGGAGCGCTGAAAAAAACTTTGAGGTGTTTGGCAAATGTGCCAACCCCAACTGGCATGGCCACAATTACAACCTGTTTGTAACTGTAAAAGGCGAGGTTACCCACGCTACGGGCTACCTGATTGATTTGAAAGAGCTTAAAATTATAATTAACGAACACGTGATTGAAAAGCTCGATCATAAAAACATCAACAAGGATGTTGATTTTATGGCAGGCAAAATGGCCTCGACCGAGTTGCTTTGCATCGAGATTTTTAACCAGTTAAAAGGCCCTATTGAAGCTTACGAAGGTGTGTTTTTACACTCGGTAAAGCTGTACGAAACCGAAAATAATTCTGCCGAGTATTTTGGCGGTTAA
- the folE gene encoding GTP cyclohydrolase I FolE → MSDSQFSQDTDDDDFGGYVKIDRYNQERVDSLKDNYHNVLTQIGEDASREGLLKTPERVAKAMLYLTHGYELNAEEILNSAKFKEDYSQMVVVKDIEVYSMCEHHMLPFFGKAHVAYIPNGHVVGLSKIPRVVDVFARRLQVQERLTNEIRDCIQQTLNPIGVGVVIECRHLCMSMRGVQKQNSVTTTSAFTGEFLKEKTRTEFLNLISSKLS, encoded by the coding sequence ATGAGCGATTCACAATTTAGCCAGGATACCGACGATGACGACTTCGGCGGATATGTCAAAATAGACCGTTACAACCAGGAGCGTGTAGATAGTTTAAAAGACAACTATCATAACGTGCTTACACAAATTGGTGAGGATGCAAGCCGCGAAGGTTTACTAAAAACCCCCGAGCGTGTAGCCAAAGCCATGCTGTACCTCACCCACGGTTACGAGCTTAATGCCGAAGAGATCCTGAACTCGGCCAAGTTTAAGGAAGACTACAGCCAAATGGTAGTAGTAAAAGATATTGAGGTATACTCAATGTGCGAACATCACATGCTACCCTTTTTCGGCAAGGCTCACGTAGCCTACATCCCCAACGGGCATGTAGTTGGCCTGAGCAAAATCCCCCGCGTGGTTGATGTTTTCGCCCGCAGGTTACAGGTGCAGGAACGTTTAACCAACGAAATCCGCGATTGCATTCAGCAAACCCTGAACCCGATAGGCGTAGGCGTAGTTATTGAATGCCGCCACCTGTGCATGAGCATGCGCGGCGTACAAAAGCAAAACTCAGTAACCACAACATCAGCCTTTACCGGCGAGTTTCTGAAAGAAAAAACAAGAACAGAGTTTTTGAATTTAATAAGTTCGAAGTTGAGTTGA
- a CDS encoding sensor histidine kinase, protein MTTSGKIRLLLALLVVTLLATAVIVQKTYTPANSLVQSARTLEDNLHKKEAFITQKLNNPATFKKLINLRNNDQDAINAIEEFTTHNNTWFITLVNHKLSFWSGVKVLPDSTDTIKEGFSFIQQPNGYYETIRRTVGKFSVIFFIPVKINYAFENQYLKNKFSKDLLDDDNIDIADFTDINVYEVHSLDNDYLFSVRLKNNPADDNFVYYELSFWVLTILALCVLMYNICNYVAQKGYAALSVILLGLFIVLLRFINLNYNLPDFTYKLHVFNPSYYASSAIFPSLGDFCINILLIFWFVSFLYKQRHQLLSNVQNKAAGYIIVVASILILIVSSTALLRLFYGLVLNSKISFDVNNVLSLTGFSMLGVLMLCFAFLIFYLLNEVILTICLKLNVSRSHQAFLLFFGVMTTTVVFAYYQEFTLFYILWMILVFIRAYNFIYQNEQLFAPPFLAIVFVCALIAAIKLNHFEDLKENGTRRALVQKLEIPDDPSADQIFKKIENQIVADTAIVRYFANGTHNGDYLKTRFQKLYFDGYLSKYEFRVHEYDDKEEPTSADKNYSLSVFKDLVLYSSFKVSDYFYRENESFGYQNYFAILPVNTNDKQLGTIVIELKSKPLQSFSAFPELLIDGNLNRDDDFKDYSYAFYSDNKLLSQRGGYIYSRNNNEFKGELKKYIEKTTQNHSAVWYERFTTYSHLIYKPSERNLIVVSREQNSLYYSVTSLTFFLVVLLIFSAVIISLKWLWARIKIFNVATDGFKFRLRINFDKVLYKTRIQISMILAVVITLVLVGFITFLSISNQYYTQQEKMIRDKITRISATLENGLFTKYIAHVDEESQVHFNELANTYATDLTLFDTTGVPLLTTQPKIYENGLVAKRMNARAFINLSMLQKTGFVNDEKIGDLSYKAAYAPITIPNTYKTVAYIQLPYFSNETDYRERISSLLNVMINVYAIVFIAIGLFAIIIARQITAPLNFIQQSLSKTIYGKKNEQIKWSRDDEIGALVKEYNKMISALENSAQRLAQSERESAWREMAKQVAHEIKNPLTPLKLGLQLLDKSWKDKDPKFDQKFERFSKSFVEQIESLSSIASEFSAFAKMPDTKIEQIDIFQMLNQAVTIFKQMDGVFIAYVQPEAPFIINADRDQLLRCFNNLLKNAIEATPQGTQCIIEVNYLITSKNILLTIKDNGNGIPEEMREKIFEPNFTTKSSGTGLGLAFIKNSIENANGKIWFETTMGVGTTFYLSLPAAS, encoded by the coding sequence TTGACCACCTCCGGAAAAATACGCCTTTTACTTGCCCTGCTGGTTGTTACTTTGCTGGCAACAGCCGTTATTGTTCAAAAAACATATACTCCGGCCAATAGCCTGGTACAATCGGCACGCACGCTGGAAGATAATCTGCACAAAAAAGAAGCTTTTATCACCCAAAAGCTCAATAATCCGGCAACATTTAAAAAGCTCATTAACCTGCGCAACAATGATCAGGACGCCATTAATGCTATTGAGGAGTTTACTACCCATAACAATACCTGGTTTATAACCCTTGTTAACCATAAGCTCAGCTTTTGGAGCGGAGTAAAGGTACTGCCCGATAGTACCGATACCATCAAGGAGGGCTTTTCATTTATACAACAACCTAATGGCTATTATGAAACCATCAGGCGAACGGTGGGTAAATTTTCGGTCATTTTCTTTATCCCGGTTAAGATAAACTACGCATTTGAAAACCAATACCTCAAAAATAAATTCTCAAAAGACCTGCTCGATGACGACAATATAGATATTGCCGATTTTACCGATATCAATGTTTATGAGGTACATAGCCTCGATAACGACTACCTGTTTTCAGTAAGGCTCAAAAACAACCCTGCCGATGACAACTTTGTTTATTACGAGCTTTCGTTTTGGGTGTTAACCATCCTGGCCTTGTGTGTGCTGATGTACAACATCTGTAACTACGTTGCTCAAAAGGGATATGCGGCCTTATCAGTAATATTGCTTGGTTTGTTTATTGTATTGCTCAGGTTTATCAACCTGAACTATAACCTGCCCGATTTTACCTATAAACTTCATGTTTTTAATCCATCGTATTATGCCTCAAGCGCCATTTTTCCTTCCCTCGGCGATTTTTGCATCAATATTCTGCTCATATTTTGGTTTGTATCCTTTTTATACAAACAGCGCCATCAGCTTTTAAGTAATGTACAAAACAAGGCCGCCGGTTACATTATAGTTGTTGCATCCATTTTAATTCTGATTGTTTCGTCAACGGCCTTACTGCGTTTATTTTACGGCCTGGTATTAAATTCAAAAATCAGTTTCGATGTAAATAATGTACTTAGCCTCACAGGGTTCAGCATGCTCGGGGTGCTTATGCTTTGTTTTGCCTTTTTAATATTTTACCTGCTTAATGAGGTTATATTAACCATTTGCCTTAAACTTAATGTATCGCGCTCGCACCAGGCATTCCTGTTATTTTTTGGTGTGATGACCACCACCGTAGTGTTTGCATACTACCAGGAGTTTACACTGTTTTATATTTTGTGGATGATACTGGTGTTTATAAGGGCTTACAATTTCATTTATCAAAACGAACAGCTTTTTGCACCACCCTTTTTGGCAATAGTATTTGTTTGCGCACTGATAGCAGCTATTAAGCTTAATCACTTTGAAGATTTAAAAGAGAACGGTACCCGCCGCGCCCTGGTGCAAAAACTGGAAATTCCTGATGATCCGTCAGCCGATCAGATTTTTAAAAAAATAGAAAACCAGATAGTTGCCGATACAGCCATTGTACGCTATTTTGCTAATGGCACCCACAATGGCGATTATCTGAAAACCCGTTTCCAGAAGCTCTATTTTGATGGATACCTGTCGAAATACGAATTCAGGGTACATGAATATGATGATAAGGAGGAACCTACATCTGCTGATAAAAACTATTCGCTCAGCGTTTTTAAGGACCTGGTATTGTACAGTTCGTTTAAAGTATCAGATTATTTTTACCGCGAAAATGAATCATTCGGTTATCAAAACTACTTTGCCATATTGCCGGTAAACACCAATGATAAACAGCTTGGCACTATCGTAATCGAACTTAAATCAAAGCCGCTGCAATCATTCAGTGCTTTTCCCGAACTGCTGATAGACGGTAACCTGAACCGGGATGATGATTTTAAAGATTACTCGTACGCTTTTTATAGTGATAACAAATTGCTAAGCCAGCGCGGCGGCTACATCTACTCGCGCAACAACAACGAGTTTAAAGGCGAATTAAAAAAATATATCGAAAAAACAACTCAAAACCATAGTGCCGTATGGTACGAGCGTTTTACAACCTACAGCCACCTGATATACAAACCCAGCGAGAGAAACCTGATTGTAGTGAGCCGGGAGCAAAACTCGTTGTATTACAGCGTTACTTCGCTTACCTTTTTCTTGGTGGTACTGCTCATATTCAGTGCGGTTATCATCAGCTTAAAATGGTTGTGGGCCCGCATAAAAATTTTCAACGTAGCCACCGATGGATTTAAATTCAGGCTGAGGATAAACTTTGATAAGGTGCTGTATAAAACCCGCATCCAGATCTCCATGATCCTGGCGGTAGTAATTACCCTGGTGCTGGTTGGTTTTATCACCTTTTTATCCATCAGTAACCAATACTATACCCAGCAGGAAAAAATGATCAGGGATAAAATAACCCGGATCTCGGCCACCCTCGAAAACGGGCTTTTTACAAAATATATAGCCCACGTTGACGAGGAAAGCCAGGTACACTTTAACGAACTGGCCAACACCTACGCAACCGACCTTACCCTGTTTGACACAACCGGCGTTCCGTTATTAACTACACAGCCCAAAATTTACGAGAACGGACTGGTTGCCAAAAGAATGAATGCACGTGCATTTATTAATTTAAGCATGCTGCAAAAAACAGGCTTTGTTAACGACGAAAAAATTGGCGATTTGAGCTACAAAGCCGCATATGCCCCCATCACCATCCCTAATACTTATAAAACTGTTGCCTACATCCAGCTGCCCTATTTTAGTAATGAAACAGACTACCGCGAGCGGATAAGCTCGCTGCTAAACGTGATGATAAACGTTTATGCCATTGTTTTTATAGCAATAGGCTTGTTTGCCATTATCATAGCCCGGCAGATTACGGCACCGCTTAACTTTATACAGCAAAGCCTGAGCAAAACCATTTATGGCAAAAAGAACGAGCAAATTAAATGGTCGCGCGATGACGAGATCGGGGCATTGGTGAAGGAATATAATAAAATGATCTCGGCTCTTGAAAACAGTGCCCAGCGATTGGCCCAAAGCGAACGTGAAAGCGCATGGCGGGAAATGGCCAAACAGGTAGCCCACGAAATTAAAAACCCGTTAACACCATTAAAACTGGGCTTGCAGCTGCTTGATAAATCGTGGAAGGATAAAGACCCTAAGTTTGATCAGAAATTTGAGCGCTTCAGCAAATCGTTTGTTGAACAGATTGAAAGCTTATCATCTATCGCATCCGAGTTTTCGGCCTTTGCAAAGATGCCTGATACTAAAATTGAGCAGATTGATATTTTCCAGATGCTTAATCAGGCCGTAACTATCTTTAAGCAGATGGACGGCGTGTTTATAGCCTATGTGCAGCCGGAAGCTCCTTTTATCATTAATGCCGACCGCGACCAGCTACTGCGCTGCTTTAACAATCTGCTTAAAAATGCCATCGAAGCAACTCCGCAGGGTACGCAATGCATTATTGAAGTAAACTACCTCATCACCAGTAAAAATATCCTGCTTACCATTAAAGATAACGGCAACGGCATCCCCGAAGAAATGCGTGAAAAAATCTTCGAACCCAATTTTACCACCAAAAGCTCGGGCACCGGTTTGGGATTGGCTTTTATCAAAAACTCAATCGAAAACGCCAACGGCAAAATATGGTTTGAAACTACCATGGGTGTTGGCACAACGTTTTATTTAAGTTTGCCGGCCGCTTCTTGA
- the fabD gene encoding ACP S-malonyltransferase: MKAYIFPGQGAQFPGMGKDLYEQSEKARELFEKANEILGFRITDVMFEGTADDLVQTNVTQPAIFLHSTILATVLGDDFKPEMVAGHSLGEFSALVAAGALSFEDGLKLVAARANAMQKACEIQPSTMAAILGLDDFTVEDICERISEVVVPANYNCPGQLVISGSIAGIDEACAKMTEAGAKRALKLKVGGAFHSPLMEAARVELEAAIVATEIKAPVCPIYQNIDAKAYTDPESIKKNLIAQLTGAVRWTQTVQHMLEDGATSFTEVGPGNVLQGLVKKVDKTAVTASAALPQ; the protein is encoded by the coding sequence ATGAAAGCATATATTTTCCCGGGCCAGGGTGCCCAGTTTCCGGGTATGGGTAAGGACCTGTACGAGCAATCAGAAAAAGCGCGTGAGCTGTTTGAAAAAGCTAATGAAATCTTGGGTTTCCGCATTACTGATGTAATGTTTGAAGGTACTGCCGATGATTTGGTACAAACCAACGTTACCCAGCCGGCCATATTTTTACATTCAACCATTTTAGCTACAGTTTTGGGCGATGATTTTAAACCCGAAATGGTTGCCGGGCACTCATTAGGCGAGTTTTCTGCATTAGTTGCCGCCGGTGCGTTATCATTTGAGGATGGTTTGAAGCTGGTTGCTGCCCGTGCCAATGCCATGCAAAAGGCCTGCGAAATTCAGCCGTCAACCATGGCCGCCATTTTAGGTCTGGACGATTTTACCGTAGAAGATATCTGCGAACGCATCAGCGAAGTGGTTGTGCCTGCAAATTACAACTGCCCCGGCCAGTTGGTAATATCAGGCTCAATTGCCGGTATTGACGAAGCCTGCGCAAAAATGACCGAAGCCGGTGCTAAACGTGCTTTAAAACTTAAAGTAGGCGGCGCTTTCCATTCGCCGCTAATGGAAGCTGCAAGGGTTGAACTGGAAGCTGCTATCGTAGCTACCGAGATTAAAGCGCCGGTATGCCCTATCTATCAAAACATTGATGCCAAAGCATATACCGATCCGGAATCGATCAAGAAAAACCTGATAGCCCAGCTTACCGGTGCCGTTAGGTGGACGCAAACCGTACAGCATATGTTAGAAGACGGTGCCACTTCATTTACCGAAGTAGGACCCGGCAACGTTTTACAGGGCCTTGTTAAAAAGGTTGATAAAACCGCCGTAACAGCCAGCGCTGCACTGCCGCAATAA
- a CDS encoding type II toxin-antitoxin system VapC family toxin, producing MGKNDLWIASTAALLGLTLVTTDKDFDHLHQIFMEVKRIAPEDLLSPNK from the coding sequence ATGGGCAAAAATGATCTTTGGATAGCATCAACAGCAGCCCTGCTCGGCTTAACTTTAGTAACTACCGACAAAGATTTCGATCACCTGCACCAAATTTTTATGGAGGTAAAACGCATCGCTCCGGAAGATTTATTATCTCCGAATAAATAA